A genomic stretch from Setaria viridis chromosome 1, Setaria_viridis_v4.0, whole genome shotgun sequence includes:
- the LOC117839774 gene encoding universal stress protein PHOS32, with protein sequence MATGKRTIGMGMDYSPSSKASARWAIDNLLKAGDRIILVHVIPKGADASHKELWKSTGSPLIPLPEFMEMNVQARYGLVPDKEILEILQAASKAKQVEVLAKIYWGDAREKLCEAVDDLKVNSFVLGCRGLGPLKRALLGSVSNYVVNNATCPVTVVRGPTASSA encoded by the exons ATGGCGACCGGGAAGCGCACCATTGGCATGGGCATGGACTACTCGCCGTCGAGCAAGGCGTCGGCGAGGTGGGCGATCGACAACCTGCTGAAGGCCGGCGACCGGATCATCCTCGTCCATGTCATCCCCAAGGGCGCGGACGCCAGCCACAAGGAGCTCTGGAAGAGCACCGGCTCTC CTTTGATTCCTCTGCCGGAGTTCATGGAGATGAACGTGCAGGCGAGGTACGGACTGGTCCCTGATAAGGAGATACTGGAGATCCTGCAAGCTGCGTCCAAGGCCAAGCAG GTGGAAGTGCTAGCAAAGATTTACTGGGGCGATGCAAGGGAGAAACTCTGCGAGGCAGTAGATGATCTCAAGGTGAACTCCTTTGTGCTTGGTTGCAGGGGCTTAGGGCCACTTAAAAG GGCTCTCCTTGGAAGTGTCAGCAACTATGTAGTCAACAACGCAACATGCCCGGTTACAGTGGTGCGTGGACCAACTGCATCAAGTGCCTGA
- the LOC117839716 gene encoding uncharacterized protein isoform X2 translates to MTSHLTRPRLSPELHCQQHAMALDSYSYDCCVLPPLDWDWDWDELHTTLGLGGAGTGGGGAAQEPSFFFPATPGVESPGSSEASSGYLQDAVADWSGRCSKRQRMATATPPPPRRPATVGEDLQCLLESFWDSSAEGEGDGDGDGDLLPHDLNTTIPEAEIRCSFVSGEEEKRGVGVLYPFAVVKPLGLDDGRMTTLDDVNKRILKRPTRPVRHPVGPFACGPAVMAHGLGLSGKAVVSLTKIRTGGKGTITIIRTRG, encoded by the exons ATGACAAGCCATCTCACTCGGCCCCGGCTCAGCCCAGAGCTACACTGCCAGCAACACGCCATGGCCCTAGACAGCTACTCCTACGACTGTTGCGTGCTCCCTCCGCTGGATTGGGACTGGGATTGGGACGAGCTGCACACCACCCTCGGGCTCGGAGGAGCTGGaactggaggcggcggcgccgcccaggAGCCCAGCTTCTTCTTCCCGGCGACGC CAGGTGTGGAGTCGCCGGGCTCGTCGGAGGCGTCCAGTGGGTACCTGCAAGACGCCGTCGCCGACTGGAGCGGCCGCTGCAGCAAGCGGCAGAgaatggcgacggcgacgcctcctcctcctcgacgtccgGCGACCGTCGGCGAGGACCTGCAGTGCCTTCTTGAG AGCTTTTGGGATTCTAGCGCCGAGGGAGAAggagacggagacggagacggTGATCTCCTCCCACATGATTTGAATACCACGATCCCGGAGGCGGAGATACGCTGCAGTTTTGTCTCAG gggaggaggagaagagaggcGTCGGAGTGCTGTACCCTTTCGCAGTCGTCAAGCCGCTGGGGTTAGACGACGGCCGCATGACGACGCTGGACGACGTCAACAAGAGGATCCTGAAGAGACCAACCAGGCCGGTCCGGCACCCCGTTGGCCCGTTCGCGTGCGGCCCCGCCGTGATGGCTCACGGCCTAGGCCTGTCCGGCAAGGCGGTCGTTAGCCTGACCAAGATCAGAACGGGAGGAAAGGGCACCATAACCATAATCAGAACACGAGGCTGA
- the LOC117839716 gene encoding uncharacterized protein isoform X1, with protein MTSHLTRPRLSPELHCQQHAMALDSYSYDCCVLPPLDWDWDWDELHTTLGLGGAGTGGGGAAQEPSFFFPATPGVESPGSSEASSGYLQDAVADWSGRCSKRQRMATATPPPPRRPATVGEDLQCLLESFWDSSAEGEGDGDGDGDLLPHDLNTTIPEAEIRCSFVSGEDGAGASGREEQRGPSAQVLPAPAAQRGGGGEEAARAAAAVVVPPPRRPRFPAAVRAAAPLQKGNAGADHAAARRDDRSRPGGVGCCEGSRAGAGAAATTAPGCACPSLLAGEEEKRGVGVLYPFAVVKPLGLDDGRMTTLDDVNKRILKRPTRPVRHPVGPFACGPAVMAHGLGLSGKAVVSLTKIRTGGKGTITIIRTRG; from the exons ATGACAAGCCATCTCACTCGGCCCCGGCTCAGCCCAGAGCTACACTGCCAGCAACACGCCATGGCCCTAGACAGCTACTCCTACGACTGTTGCGTGCTCCCTCCGCTGGATTGGGACTGGGATTGGGACGAGCTGCACACCACCCTCGGGCTCGGAGGAGCTGGaactggaggcggcggcgccgcccaggAGCCCAGCTTCTTCTTCCCGGCGACGC CAGGTGTGGAGTCGCCGGGCTCGTCGGAGGCGTCCAGTGGGTACCTGCAAGACGCCGTCGCCGACTGGAGCGGCCGCTGCAGCAAGCGGCAGAgaatggcgacggcgacgcctcctcctcctcgacgtccgGCGACCGTCGGCGAGGACCTGCAGTGCCTTCTTGAG AGCTTTTGGGATTCTAGCGCCGAGGGAGAAggagacggagacggagacggTGATCTCCTCCCACATGATTTGAATACCACGATCCCGGAGGCGGAGATACGCTGCAGTTTTGTCTCAG GGGAGGACGGGGCAGGTGCATCGGGCAGGGAGGAGCAGAGGGGCCCGAGCGCGCAGGTGCTGCCAGCGCCAGCGGCGCAgcgcggagggggaggagaggaggcggctaGGGCGGCAGCCGCGGTGGTAGTCccccctcctcgtcgtcctcgcttccccgccgccgtgcgAGCCGCTGCTCCCCTGCAAAAGGGTAATGCGGGGGCAGACCACGCGGCAGCGCGTCGCGATGATCGCTCGCGGCCCGGCGGTGTGGGCTGCTGCGAGGGCTCCCGTGCGGGTGCGGGAGCGGCCGCCACAACGGCGCCCGGCTGCGCTTGTCCCTCGCTGCTGGCAG gggaggaggagaagagaggcGTCGGAGTGCTGTACCCTTTCGCAGTCGTCAAGCCGCTGGGGTTAGACGACGGCCGCATGACGACGCTGGACGACGTCAACAAGAGGATCCTGAAGAGACCAACCAGGCCGGTCCGGCACCCCGTTGGCCCGTTCGCGTGCGGCCCCGCCGTGATGGCTCACGGCCTAGGCCTGTCCGGCAAGGCGGTCGTTAGCCTGACCAAGATCAGAACGGGAGGAAAGGGCACCATAACCATAATCAGAACACGAGGCTGA
- the LOC117833448 gene encoding UDP-D-xylose:L-fucose alpha-1,3-D-xylosyltransferase MGP4 — translation MSLHQRPHQKPPVAGDSLPVSSPSATSANAPSRPLPLLTLPYLFSLLALLLFAALLVPWGPTRPSSVPASPWRAYTLQEAAAFAAAAGNGTVLLAAVSGPYLPFLSNWLISVRRAGRADQVLVIAEDYETLDRINAAWPGHAVLVPPAPDAQAAHKFGSQGFFNFTSRRPRHLLQILELGYSVMYNDVDMVWLADPFPYLVGDHDVYFMDDMTPVKPLDHSHELPPPGKKGRTYICSCMIFLRPTEGAKLLLRKWIEELKEQPWSKQRKSNDQPAFNWALNKTAGQVDVYLLPQSAFPTGGLYFKNKTWVKETKGKHVIIHNNYITGFEKKIKRFRDHGLWLVDEHSHESPLGRI, via the exons ATGTCGCTCCACCAGCGGCCGCACCAGAAGCCGCCGGTCGCCGGCGACTCCCTCCCCGTCTCCTCCCCCTCAGCCACCTCCGCCAACGCCCCGTCCCGCCCGCTCCCGCTCCTCACGCTCCCCtacctcttctccctcctcgcgCTTCTCCTCTTCGCCGCCCTCCTCGTACCCTGGGGCCCCACTCGCCCCTCCTCAGTCCCCGCCTCCCCGTGGCGCGCCTACACGCTCCAGGAGGCCgcggccttcgccgccgccgcgggcaacGGCACtgtcctcctcgccgcggtcTCTGGACCCtatctccccttcctctccaactggctcatcagcgtccgccgcgccggccgcgcggaCCAGGTGCTCGTCATCGCCGAGGACTACGAGACCCTCGACCGCATCAACGCCGCCTGGCCCGGCCACGCCGTCCTCGTGCCCCCCGCACCCGACGCTCAGGCAGCCCACAAGTTTGGATCCCAG GGGTTCTTCAACTTCACCTCGCGCCGGCCACGGCACCTGCTGCAGATTCTTGAGCTGGGGTACAGTGTCATGTACAACGATGTCGACATGGTGTGGCTCGCCGACCCGTTTCCCTACCTCGTCGGGGATCACGATGTGTACTTCATGGATGATATGACTCCT GTGAAGCCACTCGATCATTCACATGAGCTGCCACCACCGGGAAAGAAAGGACGGACATATATTTGCAGCTGCATGATCTTCCTCCGGCCAACAGAAGGTGCCAAACTGCTGTTAAGGAAGTGGATCGAGGAGCTCAAGGAGCAGCCCTGGTCAAAGCAGAGGAAATCAAATGATCAGCCAGCTTTCAACTGGGCTTTGAACAAGACTGCTGGGCAG GTTGATGTGTACCTCTTGCCTCAGTCTGCATTTCCAACTGGAGGCCTATATTTCAAGAATAAAACATGGGTCAAGGAGACGAAGGGCAAGCATGTGATTATACATAATAACTACATCACAGGGTTTGAGAAGAAGATAAAACGGTTCCGTGATCATGGGCTGTGGTTGGTAGATGAGCACAGCCACGAGTCACCGCTTGGCAGAATATGA